CGTCGACGCCTTCCAGGTCGGAGGGCTTGAAGGCCTCGTCGGAGAACTCGAAGTTGCCTTCGTTCAGGGCCGCGGGGCGCTCATCGGCGACCGGCACCTTCGCCAGTTCGTACGACAGGCGCAACGTGGTCTGCTCGGTGACGTCGAGGATCTCGCGCAGCCGCAGACCGGAACGGTGCAGCATCGGAACGTAGTCGTCGATGTCCGCCATGGTCGACATCAGGTCGCGGCAGAACTTGTCGACACCCTGGGGTCGGACGTCCTTACGCGGGAATCGATCGAACACGTCGGTCAGGACGAGCCGGCCGCCGGGCACAAGTACTCGGCACACCTCGCTGAGCACCTGCTGCCGGTCCGGCATGTGGCACATCGACTCCAGCGCCATGACGGCGTCGAACGACTTGTCCGGGAACGGAAGCCGCATCGCGTCGCCGTGCTGGAACACGGCGCGGTCGGCGACCCCGGCCTCGGCCGACAGCCGGT
The sequence above is a segment of the Micromonospora sp. WMMA1363 genome. Coding sequences within it:
- a CDS encoding methyltransferase domain-containing protein, producing MTNVAQTLPVPNAVGELYDRLTLSAMNDGTFNPNVHIGYWDTPESDASIDEAMDRLTDVFIERLKVNASSHVLDLGCGVGGPGLRVVAKTGARVTGISISEEQIKTANRLSAEAGVADRAVFQHGDAMRLPFPDKSFDAVMALESMCHMPDRQQVLSEVCRVLVPGGRLVLTDVFDRFPRKDVRPQGVDKFCRDLMSTMADIDDYVPMLHRSGLRLREILDVTEQTTLRLSYELAKVPVADERPAALNEGNFEFSDEAFKPSDLEGVDDFGCLLATAERP